A window of Flammeovirga kamogawensis genomic DNA:
TCAAAATTGAATAGAGATGATAATCCACCACCACCTCCTCCTTCAGATCCTCCATTTTAAAATGAAAAAGGCTACTTCGAAATAATCGAAGTAGCCTTTTTCATATACTAAAGTAACTTGATCGAATCAGAAACTTAGAGATTATTAAAAAAGTCTTTCACATAATCTGTCGCATCTTTTGCTGTTTCAACAATTGGTTCTGTTACTTTCTTAAAATCATCTTTGTATTCATTTTTAAAATATTTATCGTCTGCTAAGGCTGTATTAGTGATGTGTTCTCCATTTAAAATAGTTTCATATTCACCACTTTGCACCCATTTTAATAATTCTTGTACTCTTGTTACAGGAAATGGATGAGTTTGAAGAATGGTATTTAAAAACTTGTGGGTAGTATCTATCACACCAGACAATTCATGGTACTCCTCTGCTTGTTTGATAAATTCACCTAAATGCATCTGATCAATCTGACCACCTCCAGCTATTTTCATTAGAGTATGTATACATTTTTCAGGATCTTGAACAGCAAGTAAACCTGCTCTATCTGCGGATAATTCACTTTTTCGTTCCCATTCTTTTAGAGCCATAATTATTCCCATAATTGCCGCTCCACCAAGAGGAATACCAAAATCAAAAATTGATATTTTTAATAGAATCTGAAGTAGTGTTCTATACAAAGAGTGCCCACTTAATATATGCCCAATTTCATGAGCAATGACAGATTGTAGTTCTTCATCATTAAAAGCATCTAGTGTACTTGAATTAAGAACAATAAATGGTTTGTCAACACCAATTACACCAGCATTAAGAATTGGGTTTTGTGAGATATATAACTCAGGTAATTCTTCAATATCAAAAATTTGGCAAGTTTCTTTTAATAGTTCATACACTTTAGGAAACTGCACTTCATTTACTCTTACTGCAGATGCAAGTGTCATTAATCTAAGAGACTTCTCTGTTGTTTTACTAAAAATGAATTTTAGTATTGTATCAAAACCTTTAAGGCTTTTTACTGTTTTTAAGGCTAGTTTGTCGGCAGGATGTTCCCAAGTACTTGAGTTGATATCAGTGAAGTGAACTTTTTTTAGTTTTAATTCTTTAGAAGTCATTGTTTGAAAATTGGAGTAATGTTATAATTAGTTACCAATTTAATAAACTATTTTTTACTAAAACTATTTTATTCAATTCATTTCTACATATCCAAAGTATAAACTTTGTATTACGGATTCTACAATAGTATATTTGTTGACATTTTTTCTATCACTATTTTTTTAGAGAAGATCAATTTTCAATTAAATTATCTTTCATTTTCATATTAATACTTTTGATTAAACAGCAACGCTACATACTGTTGTTTTTAACTTTGTTTCTTGCAGGTTGTGTTTCTTATAAAGACCTAGAAGAGGATAGAAGTTTATTGGTTAAACAAAAACTAGAAGGTGTTAGGTACAGTGATAGATCTACTATAGAATCTTATATTCGTCAAAAACCCAATAGAACACTCCTTGGGACAAAAATCAAACTACCTCTATATTTTTATCAGAAAGGAGAGAAGATATATATCAAAAATTATCAAAAAGATAGTTTAAAATATTATGATTTAACGGAATACTACGAAACGCTAATTACCGTTAGAGAGAATGAGCTTCAAAGACAAATTGAAGAAAATAATGAGATATTAGATTCATTGTATAAACAGGATATATATACGTCTTATAAAGAAATTCACAAATTAGAAAAACGAAGTATTCGAGATTCTTTATCTGGTATTAGAAAATTGAGAAAGATTAAATCTAAATCAATTACTAAAACAGAAAAGCTACAACTGAGAGTAGAAAAAGGGAATTGGCTAATGCGATCTGCTGGTGAAGCACCTTCTTATTTCGATTCAACGGATGCTCAAAATACTAGTCAAATTATACAAAGGGCGTTAGTTACAAAAGGTTTTTTAAATGCTACAACTACATTTGAATATGATACTATTACTGATTACAAGTATCCATTTGTAAAAGAAACTTATAAAGTAGATGAAGGTATTCAGTGGAAAATTAATGATGTAAAATATAAAGTATCAGATAGGGATGTTTACAATGTGATCTTATCTAACAATAAAAAAAATAAATTAAAAAAGCATACAAAATATTCTGAAATTAAGATTCAGAATGAACGAACAAGAATAACTAAACTACTTAAAAACTCAGGGTATTTCGATTTTTCATCATCATACATTCATTTTGATGTTGATACTAACAAAGTACATGGAAAAGTTGATGTAGTAGTATATTTAGATTCACCCAAAAAAGGAGATAAGCACACAAAATATTTCATCAAAGATATTACTGTTGAAACAGACCCAAATAATAAGAAAGATGAAACAGATTCTCTTGATTATAAAAATGTACAGTACTATCAGCATGGAAAGCATTATAAGCCAAAGATACTTGATGGTAAAATATCAATAGCAGAAGGTGAACCTTATAAAGAAGCTTTAAGTACAGATACTAGGCAGTTTTTGAGTCAGATGGATGCTTTTAAATTCGTGAATATTGAATATTTAAAGGCAGGAAATGATTCCTTAAATGCAATGATTTATGCTAGCTCATTCAATAAGTATCAATATGCTTTTGAAACTGGTTTAAATGTAAGTAGATCTTTACCTGGTCCGTTTGCAAGCTTATCTTTAAAATCAAGAAATATATTTAGAGGTGCTGAATCTCTAGAATTTCGAGGTCGTTTTTCTCTAGAAGCACAGGCTAGTGTAACAGAAACTGTAAACGAATTATATAATGGTACTGAATATGGTTTTAGTACTATCTTGAAAATACCAAGACCTTTAGTTCCTTTTGCAAACAAATTAGATAAATCGTTTTACGTTAGAACGGCTAAAACTAAAATTCTATCAGATATTGCATACGTAAGTAGACCAGAATATACACGTTTTAATATAAAAGGTCTTTTTGGATATGAATGGAGAAATAGAAAAGAAGATTTATTTGAACTTTCTGTAGCCGATTTAAACATTGTGAACACTCCATTTCTTAGTAATAGTTTTAGAGTAAGGTTACAGCAATTAGCAGAACAAGGAAACACATTACATTATTCTTTTGATAACTCTTTTGTATCCAGTATGCATTTAAGTGTTTCAAGAATGAGGGGAGACTATATTACTAGTTCTTCTAAATCTACTTATGTGAAACTTTTTGGAGAGTTAGGTGGTAATGCACTTGATTTAGTAAATTCTATGACGGGTAGTGAACCGGGATCTATATATGGACTTAGATATTATAAGTTCTTTAAAGTATATTCTGATTTAAGACGTATTACTCCAATTGGAGAAAAGAAAAAGCATTTCTTTGCTTCAAGAATTCATATGGGTATTGCTAAATCTTATGGAGAGGTAGATGCATTACCTTATGAAAAATATTTCTTTTCTGGGGGGGGAAATAGTAATAGAGCATGGAGACCAAGACGTTTAGGTCCTGGTTCTTATACACCACCACAAAACTCAAACGGTACTTTTGATTATAGTTATGAACAGCCAGGCGATATTATTATTGAGTTAAATGCAGAGTGGCGTTACAAGATTTCAAGGTTATTCCAATGGGCATTATTTATAGATGCATCTAATGTTTGGTTAATTGAAGAAGACAATACACGTCCTGGAGGTAATTTTGAATTCAACCGTTTTTGGAAAGAATTTGGAATTGGAGCTGGAATTGGAGCAAGAATGGACTTTTCATTTTTACTCGTACGTTTTGATATAGGTACAAAAATATATGATCCAGCAAGAAAAGAAGGGGACAGATTTGTGGCAGGATATAATTTTTTAGGAAAAGGTACAACAGAATTTAATATAGGTATAGGGTATCCATTCTAATTTACTATTTTTGCGATTCAAAAATATATAGAAGGATGACAAATCAAATAGTGCTTTTACTAGGAGCTAATTTAGGAGACAAATTAGCTACACTAAACAATGCTGTAAGAGAGATTCATAACAGTATTGGTGAAATTTCAAAAAGCTCTAAAATATATGAGACAGCTGCGTGGGGAAAGGAAGATCAACCTTCTTATTACAATCAAGTTGTAGTTTGCGAATCAAACTTACCTAGTAATGATTTATTAACTCTTACTCAAGAGATTGAGAATAAATTAGGTAGAATTCGTAAAGAGAAATGGGGAGCTAGAATTATTGATATTGATATATTATTTTATTCAAATGAAATTATTTCTACTGAACATCTAAAAGTTCCACACCCATGGTTGCATAAAAGAAGGTTTACATTGGAACCATTAACAGAAATTTTACCAAACTTTATTCATCCAATTTTAAATCAATCCTGCAGTGATTTACTTTTGCACTGTGATGACCAGTTACCTGTAAAAAAGTTAACGTTGGAGAGAACATCAATTAAATAAGAGAACAATTACTATATAGTAAGTAAAGATATAATGGCAAGAAGAAGGAAAAACATAGTGTTAGAGAAAGTTACAATCATTGATGTTGGAAGTGAAGGCAAGGCAATTGCTAAAACTGAAGATAATATGACTGTTTTTGTTACAGGTGCAGTAACCGGAGATGTTTGTGATCTTCAAGTAACAAAGAAGAGAAAAACATTTATGGAAGCTCGTCCTATCAAGTTTTATGAATATTCTGATAAGAGAGTAGAACCTTTCTGTGAGCATTTTGGTGTTTGTGGCGGATGTAAATGGCAAATGTTAGATTATAAGTGGCAATTGCATTACAAACAAAAACAAGTTGTAGACCAGCTGACTCGAATTGGTAAAATTGATTTACCTGAAATTGAAAGTATTTTAGGTTCTGAACAAACAAGAGAGTACAGAAATAAAATGGACTTTACGTTTACATCAAATAGATGGTTAACGAAAGAGCAAATGGAAACAGAAGACCCTACAAGAGAGAATAGAGGGATTGGTTTACATTTACCAGGAATGTGGAATAAAGTACTTCATTTAAACGATTGCTATTTACAAAATAAGCCTTCAGATGAAATTCGTAAAGAGGCGTATCAATTTGTTTTAGATAATAACTTGACTGCTTTTAATCATTATGATGAAAAAGGATTATTAAGAAACCTTATTATTAGAACTTCTTCAACTAAAGATTTAATGGTAATGGTACAGTTCCATGATAACGATCAAGAACAGATTGATCTTTTTATGGAAAACCTGAAAGTGAAATTCCCTCAAATCACATCATTACTATATGTAATTAATCAGAAGAAGAACGATAGCTACCATGATCTAGACTTTAAGGTATACAATGGATTACCTTATATTGTAGAAGAAATGGAAGGTTTGAAGTTCCGCGTAGGTCCAAAATCTTTTTATCAAACCAATTCTGATCAAGCATATAACCTTTATAAAGTAGCTCGTGAATTTGCAGATTTAACTGGAGAAGAAAGAGTGTATGATTTATATACAGGAACTGGTACGATTGCTCAGTTTGTTTCTAGAAAAGCAAAAGAAGTAATTGGTATTGAATATGTTGAAGATGCAATTAAAGATGCCAAGATTAATTCTGAATTAAATAGCATCGATAATTGTAAATTCTTTGCTGGTGATATGAAAGATATCTTGACAAAGAATTTTATTAAGAAGCATGGTGATCCAGATGTTATTATTACCGATCCTCCTAGAGCTGGTATGCATGAAGCTGTAATTAATCAGATTCTTGAAGTTGAACCTAAAAGAATTGTTTACGTAAGTTGTAACCCAGCTACACAAGCAAGAGATTTAGCACTATTAGATCCTAAATATAAAGTGACAAGAGTTATGCCTGTTGATATGTTTCCTCAAACATACCATGTAGAAAATGTAGTTGCTTTAGAATTGAAATAATAGTAATTATAATTGTTTATTAAGTAGTCTTCATCATGGATTAATGGTGAAGACTATTTTTTTATAGAGTAGGGGGGTAATTATGAAATATCCAATTCATTGCATCTTCTAACTTAAGAAAGTATTGAAACTCATAACTAGCATTATATTCATCAAGAATGTTTTCTATAGCAACATGCGTCATAAAATCTTTGCTTACTATTACAGCATATTTTTGAATAAGCGAATTCCTAATATTGTTTCTAGAATATTCAGCTGACCATTGTTGAAGTTCTTCTGATAATTTATAATTAAAGTTTCTTAGATCAGAAATACAAAATGAGGGTGAGTATTTATGAAATGCATCAATCCAATTTATTACTTCATTTTTATAACAGTCATTATTTAGTTCAATAACATCATTATGTAACCAACTATTAGTCATTAAACTTTTTTTGGAATCAAAAAATATATTGTGGATTTCTGATTTTATATCAAGTAGCATAGGTAAGTGAGTAGTAGTATAGATATTTAAATATAAGTAATTATATTAATTAAAACCTCTATTTAACATAACATTAATTATATGTAATAATATAGTACTAAGTCCATCCAAGAAGTCTTTCCATACATTTTTGCATAATTATATATTCATTCTGAGCACTGATTTTATTGAATTTAGCCAGCTTGTAAATTTTACAAACATGTTTATTATCTTCTCCAACAGTATCTCCAACACATATGATTCCAATGTTTGGGTATTTCTTCGTAAATCCTTCAACTTTCTCTATATACTCGTTATTTAAAGGAATTGCGATATAGAAATAATCACAGTACTCGAATTTTTTAATAATTTTTTGACGCTCCTTATTTAAATCATTTATTTCTGTGAGAATATGAGCACCAATAACAATTGGTCTTAAAGTATCATCTTTATTTGCCTTACACAGACTTAAAATATCAATTGAAGTAAATGAAGCTAAGTTAAAAGCAATAAGATGTTCATGTCTTGAACAAAAATCAACATTTAAAGTTCTTGCTAACCATTGATCAGATCTTAAGGCATTTAGAATATTTGCTCTAGCTAAATTTTCACTAGAGAGCTGATATTTTTCCATTTTCTTTAAATCTTCCCAGTATCTATCAATGGAATTATCTTCTACATGTTCGTTTTCTATTGAGTTTTTAAGATTATAAGGAACTACAAATTGTGTTTTATCCTTTTTATCTTCAATTACATATGCCCCTTCTTTCTTTCTACCTCGTTCAGTTTTACCACCTTTCAGAGGTCTATAGATATGCCACAATTCCTTTAGTTCATGTCGCATGTTTTCACCTTCAAGCATCTTGGCTTTTACCTCTTCAACAATTTTAGTAGGTGCAATTGTTCTAACTTTACTAAAGGTTTCTAATTGTTCAGGAGTTGTTTTTACTACCGATTCATCTAATTCTGATAGTTCATGCATACCTAATATTTCAAGATATAATTTAGCACCAGACCTAGCTCTCCATAATGTAGATATATTAATTCTATTTTTATCAGCTAAACCTTTTACATATTCAGTAAATGATCTAGACCTTAATTTATATAATTGTGTACTTTCTATTTGGTCTAATAGTTTTGCTACTCTAAGCCAATTTCTCCTATCCTTTTGAATAAGAATTTCAAATTCTAATTCTATTTGTTCAAGTTGGTTAATTTTCATAGTTGCAAATTGCAACTAAAATGCAATATATACAATAATAATACTGTCAATTTCATCTATAATGGTATATTTGATAAGTGAACTTAAAAATCCTATTCATTGAAATACGTATATACTTCAATACTCTTTTTACTTGTTGCCAATTTTTGTAAAGCACAAGATATATTATCAATTTTTGCAACTAAAGGACCCAATGCACAAAAATCTAGCTTAGAGTTGTTCAAAAGGTATACAAATCCTTTAGCTGAAAGTTACTCATGGGCAATAAGTATGGGGTGGAATCACACTGCTCGTCCACACAGACCTATTGGTTTTGATATTAGTATTGGTACAGCTGCAGTTTTAATTCCTGATAATAAACTGACTTATTCAGTTGATGGAATTGATGGAGTAAGAATTATATCTGGGAATACACAAGTACCTACATTCTTTGGTTCTAACACTGCCTCTTCTGTAATCGGAGTTAAAAATGATGATGGAACAGAATCAATAATTCCTGCAACACGTGGAGTTAATTTATCGGTAGCCCCTCTCCCATTTTTTAAATTTGGGCTTGGAATTTTTAAAAATACAGAACTAATGGGACGTATTTTTCCAAAGTTAGAATATAATGGTATTGAAATAAAAATGTGGGGTGCTGGTATAAAGCATAATATTGTACAATGGTTTTATAAAGAAAAATCACCTTTTGATTTAAGCGTTTCTGCAGCTTATACTCAGGCAGATGGATTATATCCATTGGAACAAAGTATGGTGGCTCCAGTTGTGAACCCTGGAAATATGCTTTTTACAACACGAGGAGGAGATTTTGAAGCAATACTTTCAAAAACGTTTCCGTTGGTCACTTTTTATGTTTCTTCAGGGTTTGCATATAGTAAGAATAACCTTCAATTAGTAGGTGATTATACTTTGCAATATAATCCGGAAGAAACACTAAATATTCCTCCTAATGGAGTAACAGAAGAATATGAGTTAAAAGCATGGAAATTTGGTGGTGGAATTATGCTAAAGTTTGGTTTGGTATTCATAAATGGGGATTACAGCTATTCAGAATACCACTTAATTTCTACAGGATTAGGCTTAACTTTAAAATAAAGTGTATAATTTTGTTAAGATTTCTTAAATGGAACTTGAAAATAGTATGATTTAGCGCTAATTAAACGATTTTTGTTCCTGCAATTAGAAATAATGAATTTAATTACCCTTATCGTGGTCAAATATTAATCATATTTCTATGCTGTTATGATTGTAAAATAGATAATGTTTCAAGCATTAAAATAAGACTATATCGTGGATTTATTTGAAAAACTTCTTCAGGATAGAGGACCATTAGGGTCTCACTCTAAAATGGCACATGGATATTATGCATTCCCTAAACTTGAAGGAGAAATTGCTCCAAACATGACATTTAGAGGCAAGGAAGTATTAACATGGAGTTTAAATAACTATTTAGGATTAGCAAATCATCCTGAAGTTAGAAAAGCTGATGCTGATGCTGCTGCTGAATACGGTTTAGCTTACCCAATGGGTGCTCGTATGATGTCAGGTAATTCAAACCTAATTGAGGAGTTCGAACAAGAAATTAGTTCATTTGTAGGCAAAGAAGATACAATGGTGTTAAACTTCGGTTACCAAGGTATCATGTCTGTAATTGATGCTTTACTTGATAGAAAAGATGTTGTTGTTTACGATTCTGAATGTCATGCATGTATTATTGATGGATTAAGAATGCATGTTGGTAAGCGATTTGTATTCCCTCACAATGATATTGAAAGCTGTGAAAAGCAATTACAAAGAGCTACAAAGCTAGTTGAAGAAACTGGTGGTGCTATCTTAGTTATTACTGAAGGTGTATTCGGTATGTTAGGTGACCAAGGTAGATTAAAAGAAATTGCAGACCTTAAAGGAAAATACAATTTCCGTATGTTAGTTGATGACGCTCACGGATTTGGTACTTTAGGTAAAACTGGTGCTGGTGCTGGTGAAGAACAAGGATGTCAAGATGAAATTGATATCTACTTCTCTACTTTCGCTAAATCAATGGCATCTGTTGGTGCATTTATTTCTTCTGACGAGCAAGTTATTGAATATCTTAGATACAATACTCGTTCTCAGATTTTTGCAAAAACTTTACCAATGCCATTAGTAAAAGGTAACTTGAAGCGTTTAGAATTGCTTCGTACAATGCCTGAACTAAAAGATAAATTATGGGAAGTTGCTACCAACCTACAAGATGGTTTGAAAGCAAACGGTTTTGATATTGGTAAAACTGATACTCCTGTTACTCCTGTATTCTTACAAGGTGGACAAAATGAAGCGGTAAATATGATTATGGACTTAAGAGAAAATTATAATATTTTCTGTTCTGTTGTAGTTTACCCTGTAGTTCCTAAAGGTGTAATTATGTTAAGATTAATTCCTACTGCATCTCACTCTTTAGAGAATGTAGCAGTTACGATCGAAGCTTTTAAAGCTGTAAAACATAAATTAGAATCTGGAGAGTATGCAAATGCAGAACCTCAAATCTTCTCTTAATCGAGAAAGATTTTAGATAAAATATAAAAGGGCGAAAAAACGTAAAAAAAACGTGTTTTTGCCCTTTTTTTATGTCTTTTTATTGTGCATTTAAGTAAGAATTATATAAATTGCTATACACTTAATTTAATTCATCGTTAGAAATTAATATTAAAAAAATGGACAAATTCACAGAACTTAAAGAGCTTATTCAGCAAACTGAAGAAGACGCACAGAAATTCTACAACAGCAAAGTTGCTGCAGCTGGAACTCGAGTAAGAAAGAACATGCAAGATATCAAAAAACTTGCTCAAGATATCCGTCTTGAAATCCAAGATATCAAAAATCAAGGTTAATTCTTTTAACCATAAAAAAGGGATAAGTTTTACAACTTATCCCTTTTTTTTACATCCTATTTAATATATCAATTGCTGCTCTAATCCTTTCCGTAAAAGAAACTTGATCGTAAATCAGTTTCATCTCATAAGATTCTACATCTTGATGCTCCCCTAGTGCTACTCTACAAGTTGCATAAGATTGGTGTGCAAACCGATCTAATATTTTGGAGATATTATAAGAAAAGGTAAAGAGATAATCAAATTTATGATTTATAAATCGTTGGATATCACTTTGAATATCATTCTTATTCCAGTCTATTTTAGATAAAGGAATTACCTTACAATTGAACGGAATATCAAATTGAATTTTCGAAGTTTCTGAAATAAATATTATATCAATATTTTTTACATTTTTTGGTAAAATTTTATCAATAATACGCATTTCATTTAAAAGACTTTGTAGCTTTTCTGTGTCTTTTATATAAAGAAGTAAACCTACAGATGAAGAATCTTTTAGAGGTAATTTATTATTGTGAACAATATCATTACTCTTATCAACTTTATTAAGCTTATAGTTTAAAAGCTTATTTTTAAATAAGTCTAACATATTACCCTTCGATTAAATTTTTAAATTCTTCTTCTGTTAAAACAGTAATTCCTAGTTTCTCTGCTTTTTTCAATTTTGAACCTGCTTTTTCACCAGCAACTAAATAATCAATTTTAGCAGATATAGAAGTTCTTACTTTCCCTCCATGTTCTTTAATAAGATCATGCATTTCATTTCTACTAAAAATTTCAAAAGTTCCTGTACAAACAAAAAGCTTATCTTCTAAAGTACCTGCAGTTTCTTTTTCAATAACTTCAAATTGTAAACCCGCATTTTTAAGACGCTCAATAAGAACTAAATTTTCAGGAACTTCTTTAAAACTGATTATACTTTTAGCTATTTGACCACCTACTTCATAAACTTCAGCTATTTGTTCTTCTGTAGCACTCAGTAGTTCTTCTATATTCTTAAATACCTCACATAATTTCTCTGCTATGGTACTTCCAACGTGTCTAATTCCTAAGGCAAATAGAACTCTTTCATAAGGAATATTCTTTGAAGCTTCTACCCCGTTTAAAAGATTTTCAATTGATTTATCTTTAAAGCGTTCCATTTTTTCACTTAGCGCCTCAGGTGTTAAATCATAAAAATCAGCAACATCAGAAATTAACCCCTTTTCAATTAATTGATCTATTGTTTCACCACCTATAGAATCAATATTCATAGCTTTTCGTGCTACAAAATGTTGTATCCTACCTTTCACTT
This region includes:
- the tamL gene encoding translocation and assembly module lipoprotein TamL — translated: MFLTLFLAGCVSYKDLEEDRSLLVKQKLEGVRYSDRSTIESYIRQKPNRTLLGTKIKLPLYFYQKGEKIYIKNYQKDSLKYYDLTEYYETLITVRENELQRQIEENNEILDSLYKQDIYTSYKEIHKLEKRSIRDSLSGIRKLRKIKSKSITKTEKLQLRVEKGNWLMRSAGEAPSYFDSTDAQNTSQIIQRALVTKGFLNATTTFEYDTITDYKYPFVKETYKVDEGIQWKINDVKYKVSDRDVYNVILSNNKKNKLKKHTKYSEIKIQNERTRITKLLKNSGYFDFSSSYIHFDVDTNKVHGKVDVVVYLDSPKKGDKHTKYFIKDITVETDPNNKKDETDSLDYKNVQYYQHGKHYKPKILDGKISIAEGEPYKEALSTDTRQFLSQMDAFKFVNIEYLKAGNDSLNAMIYASSFNKYQYAFETGLNVSRSLPGPFASLSLKSRNIFRGAESLEFRGRFSLEAQASVTETVNELYNGTEYGFSTILKIPRPLVPFANKLDKSFYVRTAKTKILSDIAYVSRPEYTRFNIKGLFGYEWRNRKEDLFELSVADLNIVNTPFLSNSFRVRLQQLAEQGNTLHYSFDNSFVSSMHLSVSRMRGDYITSSSKSTYVKLFGELGGNALDLVNSMTGSEPGSIYGLRYYKFFKVYSDLRRITPIGEKKKHFFASRIHMGIAKSYGEVDALPYEKYFFSGGGNSNRAWRPRRLGPGSYTPPQNSNGTFDYSYEQPGDIIIELNAEWRYKISRLFQWALFIDASNVWLIEEDNTRPGGNFEFNRFWKEFGIGAGIGARMDFSFLLVRFDIGTKIYDPARKEGDRFVAGYNFLGKGTTEFNIGIGYPF
- a CDS encoding aminotransferase class I/II-fold pyridoxal phosphate-dependent enzyme; protein product: MDLFEKLLQDRGPLGSHSKMAHGYYAFPKLEGEIAPNMTFRGKEVLTWSLNNYLGLANHPEVRKADADAAAEYGLAYPMGARMMSGNSNLIEEFEQEISSFVGKEDTMVLNFGYQGIMSVIDALLDRKDVVVYDSECHACIIDGLRMHVGKRFVFPHNDIESCEKQLQRATKLVEETGGAILVITEGVFGMLGDQGRLKEIADLKGKYNFRMLVDDAHGFGTLGKTGAGAGEEQGCQDEIDIYFSTFAKSMASVGAFISSDEQVIEYLRYNTRSQIFAKTLPMPLVKGNLKRLELLRTMPELKDKLWEVATNLQDGLKANGFDIGKTDTPVTPVFLQGGQNEAVNMIMDLRENYNIFCSVVVYPVVPKGVIMLRLIPTASHSLENVAVTIEAFKAVKHKLESGEYANAEPQIFS
- a CDS encoding histone H1, giving the protein MDKFTELKELIQQTEEDAQKFYNSKVAAAGTRVRKNMQDIKKLAQDIRLEIQDIKNQG
- a CDS encoding M48 family metallopeptidase; this translates as MTSKELKLKKVHFTDINSSTWEHPADKLALKTVKSLKGFDTILKFIFSKTTEKSLRLMTLASAVRVNEVQFPKVYELLKETCQIFDIEELPELYISQNPILNAGVIGVDKPFIVLNSSTLDAFNDEELQSVIAHEIGHILSGHSLYRTLLQILLKISIFDFGIPLGGAAIMGIIMALKEWERKSELSADRAGLLAVQDPEKCIHTLMKIAGGGQIDQMHLGEFIKQAEEYHELSGVIDTTHKFLNTILQTHPFPVTRVQELLKWVQSGEYETILNGEHITNTALADDKYFKNEYKDDFKKVTEPIVETAKDATDYVKDFFNNL
- a CDS encoding DUF6913 domain-containing protein, which gives rise to MLDLFKNKLLNYKLNKVDKSNDIVHNNKLPLKDSSSVGLLLYIKDTEKLQSLLNEMRIIDKILPKNVKNIDIIFISETSKIQFDIPFNCKVIPLSKIDWNKNDIQSDIQRFINHKFDYLFTFSYNISKILDRFAHQSYATCRVALGEHQDVESYEMKLIYDQVSFTERIRAAIDILNRM
- the folK gene encoding 2-amino-4-hydroxy-6-hydroxymethyldihydropteridine diphosphokinase; this translates as MTNQIVLLLGANLGDKLATLNNAVREIHNSIGEISKSSKIYETAAWGKEDQPSYYNQVVVCESNLPSNDLLTLTQEIENKLGRIRKEKWGARIIDIDILFYSNEIISTEHLKVPHPWLHKRRFTLEPLTEILPNFIHPILNQSCSDLLLHCDDQLPVKKLTLERTSIK
- the rlmD gene encoding 23S rRNA (uracil(1939)-C(5))-methyltransferase RlmD, coding for MARRRKNIVLEKVTIIDVGSEGKAIAKTEDNMTVFVTGAVTGDVCDLQVTKKRKTFMEARPIKFYEYSDKRVEPFCEHFGVCGGCKWQMLDYKWQLHYKQKQVVDQLTRIGKIDLPEIESILGSEQTREYRNKMDFTFTSNRWLTKEQMETEDPTRENRGIGLHLPGMWNKVLHLNDCYLQNKPSDEIRKEAYQFVLDNNLTAFNHYDEKGLLRNLIIRTSSTKDLMVMVQFHDNDQEQIDLFMENLKVKFPQITSLLYVINQKKNDSYHDLDFKVYNGLPYIVEEMEGLKFRVGPKSFYQTNSDQAYNLYKVAREFADLTGEERVYDLYTGTGTIAQFVSRKAKEVIGIEYVEDAIKDAKINSELNSIDNCKFFAGDMKDILTKNFIKKHGDPDVIITDPPRAGMHEAVINQILEVEPKRIVYVSCNPATQARDLALLDPKYKVTRVMPVDMFPQTYHVENVVALELK
- a CDS encoding DUF6588 family protein, producing MKYVYTSILFLLVANFCKAQDILSIFATKGPNAQKSSLELFKRYTNPLAESYSWAISMGWNHTARPHRPIGFDISIGTAAVLIPDNKLTYSVDGIDGVRIISGNTQVPTFFGSNTASSVIGVKNDDGTESIIPATRGVNLSVAPLPFFKFGLGIFKNTELMGRIFPKLEYNGIEIKMWGAGIKHNIVQWFYKEKSPFDLSVSAAYTQADGLYPLEQSMVAPVVNPGNMLFTTRGGDFEAILSKTFPLVTFYVSSGFAYSKNNLQLVGDYTLQYNPEETLNIPPNGVTEEYELKAWKFGGGIMLKFGLVFINGDYSYSEYHLISTGLGLTLK